In Sphaeramia orbicularis chromosome 14, fSphaOr1.1, whole genome shotgun sequence, the following are encoded in one genomic region:
- the alg8 gene encoding LOW QUALITY PROTEIN: dolichyl pyrophosphate Glc1Man9GlcNAc2 alpha-1,3-glucosyltransferase (The sequence of the model RefSeq protein was modified relative to this genomic sequence to represent the inferred CDS: inserted 1 base in 1 codon) produces the protein MAAPVADSWSWFPALALGVSFLKCLFISAYHSTDFEVHRNWLAITHSLPVSRWYHENTSEWTLDYPPLFAWFEFGLSHVAQTFDRNMLQVENLNYASPNTVLFQRLSVIFTDVVFIFAARECCRCVQEHKGSRDVLNRPSFILAVLLLWNFGLLIVDHIHFQYNGFLFGFLLLSVAKHLQSQHLQGALLFAILLNLKHIYLYVAPAYGVYLLRSYCFTQDNRDGSISWRSFSLVRLLSLGSIVISVCALSFGPFIAMGQLPQVLSRLFPFKRGLCHAYWAPNFWALYNILDKSLAVVGVRLKLLQEAELPRASMTGGLVQEFQHSVLPSVSPSVTLVCTLLSILPAVASIWWRPRGAQGFLRCLLLCALGSFMFGWHVHEKAILIAILPLSILAVQSREDAGIFLILSTTGHYSLXPLIFTPTELPIKFTLMLMFTIYSFTALRKLYSGQGSLLHRLEVIYLLGLVPVSVGCEMVFPLSPWQQRLPFLPLLATSVYCALGICYCFVRLYVSLLRSDEKPKKL, from the exons ATGGCGGCGCCCGTGGCGGATAGTTGGAGCTGGTTTCCGGCGTTAGCACTCGGGGTTTCTTTCCTAAAATGTCTTTTTATCAGTGCATA TCATTCTACAGATTTCGAGGTCCACAGGAACTGGCTTGCCATCACTCACAGTCTTCCAGTGTCCAGATGGTATCATGAG AACACATCGGAGTGGACTCTGGACTACCCTCCACTGTTCGCGTGGTTTGAGTTCGGTCTTTCTCACGTTGCTCAGACCTTTGACAGGAACATGTTGCAGGTGGAGAACCTGAACTACGCCAGTCCAAACACTGTCCTCTTCCAGAGACTTTCCGTCATCTTTACTGATGTAGTGTTTATATTCGCAGCCAGAGA gtgctgcagatgTGTTCAAGAGCATAAAGGCTCTCGGGACGTCCTAAACCGGCCATCCTTCATTCTCGCAGTTTTGTTGCTCTGGAACTTTGGCCTCCTCATTGTCGACC ATATTCATTTCCAGTACAACGGCTTTCTGTTTGGTTTCCTTCTCCTTTCTGTGGCAAAACACCTGCAG TCTCAGCACCTGCAGGGAGCGCTGCTGTTTGCCATCCTTCTCAACCTTAAACACATTTACCTGTATGTGGCTCCGGCGTATGGCGTTTACCTCCTGAGGAGTTACTGCTTCACTCAGGATAACAGAG ACGGCTCTATCAGCTGGAGGAGCTTCAGTCTGGTCCGTCTGCTCAGCCTCGGCAGTATTGTCATCTCCGTCTGTGCTCTGTCTTTTGGCCCCTTCATCGCCATG GGTCAGCTGCCTCAGGTCCTGTCCCGACTGTTTCCCTTCAAACGGGGTCTCTGTCACGCCTACTGGGCCCCAAACTTCTGGGCCCTCTACAACATTCTGGACAAAAGTCTAGCTGTGGTCG GGGTTCGACTGAAGTTGCTGCAGGAGGCGGAGCTTCCTCGAGCCTCCATGACAGGTGGTTTGGTTCAGGAGTTCCAGCACTCTGTCCTCCCCTCCGTCTCTCCGTCCGTCACACTTGTCTGCACTCTGCTCTCCATCCTG CCAGCTGTGGCGTCCATCTGGTGGCGTCCTCGTGGTGCTCAGGGTTTCCTGCGCTGCCTGCTGCTCTGTGCTCTGGGATCGTTCATGTTTGGCTGGCACGTCCATGAAAAGGCCATCCTCATTGCCATCCTGCCCCTCAG TATCCTGGCAGTTCAGAGCAGAGAGGATGCAGGGATATTTTTAATTCTCTCCACAACTGGACATTACTCTC TTCCATTGATCTTCACCCCAACAG AGCTTCCCATTAAATTCACACTGATGCTGATGTTCACCATTTACTCATTCACTGCTCTGAGGAAACTCTATAG TGGTCAGGGTTCACTGCTTCATCGTCTGGAAGTTATTTACCTACTGGGTCTGGTTCCCGTATCAGTTGGCTGTGAGATGGTCTTCCCTCTGTCACCGTGGCAACAGAGGCTGCCCTTCCTCCCTCTTCTGGCTACCTCGGTGTACTGCGCTCTGGGCATCTGTTACTGTTTTGTGCGTCTTTACGTCAGTCTGCTGCGTTCAGATGAAAAGCCCAAAAAGCTGTGA